A region from the Halomarina litorea genome encodes:
- a CDS encoding sensor histidine kinase — protein sequence MTDRFAARHPGVAPALISGLGVAMAAVELEHVSQMDTTIGMTLEAGVPLALACLLVVAGGWLARSGFDPEGTFRILSWVVVGTIGMLLVTVWVIGHQLIRGETFHHTTFVLTNTAIVGSVTGFVIGVYDAQSKRRRAALVEERRKLTRERERMSFLNHLLRHNVLNGMNVVLGRADSLRNEVSDEGRGHLDAIHRCSEDVVDLIRDVSTLTHVASEQRDAQFGPVDLASILDRQVEGLRVAFDDVVVETDVPAGVSVCGDDLLSEVFENVLYNAVQHNEGVAHVTVDADLAPDGETVTVSIADDGPGIPPEQRDRLFRVTEADVGRDGHGIGLVIARVLVTRYGGDIRVRDNEPSGTVFDIELPTACAATVDTPDPVVQRPTSTR from the coding sequence ATGACTGACCGCTTCGCCGCCCGGCACCCCGGCGTCGCCCCGGCGCTCATCAGCGGGCTGGGCGTCGCGATGGCCGCCGTCGAACTCGAACACGTCTCGCAGATGGACACCACCATCGGGATGACCCTCGAGGCGGGCGTCCCGCTGGCCCTCGCCTGCCTCCTGGTGGTCGCGGGGGGCTGGCTCGCGCGCAGCGGGTTCGACCCCGAGGGGACCTTCCGCATCCTCTCGTGGGTCGTCGTCGGGACCATCGGGATGTTGCTCGTGACGGTGTGGGTCATCGGCCACCAGCTCATCCGCGGCGAGACGTTCCACCACACCACGTTCGTCCTGACGAACACGGCCATCGTCGGCAGCGTCACCGGGTTCGTCATCGGCGTCTACGACGCACAGAGCAAGCGCCGTCGGGCGGCGCTCGTCGAGGAACGCCGCAAGCTCACCCGCGAGCGCGAACGGATGTCCTTTCTCAACCACCTGCTGCGCCACAACGTCCTCAACGGGATGAACGTCGTCCTCGGGCGAGCGGACTCGCTCCGGAACGAGGTGTCCGACGAGGGGCGCGGCCACCTCGACGCCATCCACCGCTGTAGCGAGGACGTCGTCGACCTCATCCGGGACGTCAGCACGCTCACCCACGTCGCGAGCGAACAGCGCGACGCCCAGTTCGGACCCGTCGACCTCGCGTCCATCCTCGACCGGCAGGTCGAGGGACTCCGGGTCGCGTTCGACGACGTCGTCGTCGAGACCGACGTGCCCGCGGGCGTCTCGGTCTGCGGCGACGACCTGCTCTCGGAGGTGTTCGAGAACGTCCTCTACAACGCCGTCCAGCACAACGAGGGCGTCGCACACGTCACCGTCGACGCCGATCTGGCCCCCGACGGCGAGACGGTCACCGTCTCCATCGCCGACGACGGCCCCGGCATCCCCCCGGAGCAGCGCGACCGCCTGTTCCGCGTCACCGAGGCCGACGTGGGTCGCGACGGCCACGGCATCGGCCTCGTCATCGCCCGCGTGCTCGTGACCCGCTACGGGGGCGACATCCGCGTCAGGGACAACGAGCCGTCCGGCACGGTCTTCGACATCGAACTCCCCACCGCCTGCGCCGCCACCGTCGACACCCCCGACCCGGTCGTCCAGCGCCCGACGTCGACCCGGTGA
- a CDS encoding DoxX family membrane protein yields MSSKTSSATNFAHEAATNVSSVTTAAVVALRVVLGWSFFYSGVTKVMDPTWTASGYLQNAVAPTNPFASVWPMLASVPLIDVLVQWGLLLTGLGLMVGGLVRWNAFWASFMMLMFWASSLPLERAILVDNHIIYIAALAGLAALGAGRVAGVDAFIESSSLVERYPRLRYLLG; encoded by the coding sequence GTGTCGAGTAAGACCTCAAGCGCGACGAACTTCGCCCACGAGGCCGCCACGAACGTCTCCAGCGTCACCACCGCCGCGGTGGTGGCCCTCCGCGTCGTCCTCGGGTGGTCGTTCTTCTACTCGGGGGTGACCAAGGTCATGGACCCGACCTGGACGGCCTCCGGGTACCTCCAGAACGCCGTGGCCCCCACGAACCCCTTCGCGTCCGTGTGGCCGATGCTGGCGAGCGTGCCCCTCATCGACGTGCTGGTCCAGTGGGGCCTGCTGCTGACGGGCCTCGGGCTGATGGTCGGCGGACTGGTCCGCTGGAACGCCTTTTGGGCGTCGTTCATGATGCTGATGTTCTGGGCGAGCAGTCTCCCGCTCGAACGGGCGATTCTCGTCGACAACCACATCATCTACATCGCCGCACTCGCCGGGCTGGCGGCGCTCGGTGCGGGCCGCGTCGCCGGCGTGGACGCCTTCATCGAGTCTTCGAGCCTCGTCGAGCGCTATCCGCGGTTGCGGTACCTCCTCGGCTGA
- a CDS encoding response regulator — MTPERPTVLVVEDNEELADMYSEWLTETYTVLTAYDGDEALALLGDEVDVVLLDRLMPDCSGDEVLARLVDEGIDCRVALVTAVEPDLDIVDMAFDEYLTKPVRKGDLYHVVESLLTRGTYTESYRQYHALTEKRSLLEEEVPSERLAASEEYDQLVSVLDSLREYVDHAGSRWRGREEGSTVFRRLAHHLRSPRKDD, encoded by the coding sequence ATGACCCCGGAGCGACCGACCGTCCTCGTCGTCGAGGACAACGAGGAACTCGCGGACATGTACTCCGAGTGGCTCACCGAGACGTACACGGTCCTCACGGCCTACGACGGCGACGAGGCGCTGGCGCTCCTCGGCGACGAGGTGGACGTCGTGTTGCTCGACCGCCTCATGCCCGACTGCTCCGGCGACGAGGTGCTGGCACGGCTCGTCGACGAGGGTATCGACTGCCGGGTCGCCCTCGTGACGGCTGTCGAACCGGACCTCGACATCGTCGACATGGCCTTCGACGAGTACCTCACGAAGCCCGTCAGGAAGGGCGACCTCTACCACGTCGTCGAGAGCCTCCTCACGCGCGGGACCTACACCGAGTCCTACCGGCAGTACCACGCGCTCACCGAGAAGCGCTCGCTGCTCGAAGAGGAGGTCCCCTCCGAACGCCTCGCGGCCAGCGAGGAGTACGACCAGCTGGTCTCGGTGCTCGACTCGCTGCGCGAGTACGTCGACCACGCGGGGTCACGCTGGCGCGGGCGCGAGGAGGGGTCGACGGTGTTCCGGCGGCTCGCACACCACCTGCGCTCGCCCCGGAAGGATGACTGA
- a CDS encoding helix-turn-helix transcriptional regulator, translating into MVVGNTTLLITMEGTGERTNPWDRIDGAGTPDPSGGDDGATSPEASVDPREAIDIVARRFDFLMAMVDGPVHRPVLQEELDISRSTAYKGIRELEGLRLVERTDRGYRLSLLGTLLLDQYDQFRTNVDAVCTKGPLLSELAADCDLDVAVLRGAEVIYAERHAPHHPLRALEAMLEEADTLYGMTPVVLPSYIEMFHERLTVDELVADLVMTRPVVEWLVTHQREAFEDVLRTGNLVARRTEEWLPFGLVFSDDPTTQVGVLVYDSKGDLRGFVVNDTEDALEWAERTWDQYHADSSVVSMEVVREP; encoded by the coding sequence ATGGTCGTCGGGAACACAACCCTGCTAATCACGATGGAAGGAACCGGGGAACGGACGAATCCGTGGGACCGTATCGATGGGGCGGGCACCCCCGACCCGTCGGGGGGAGACGACGGCGCGACCAGTCCGGAGGCGTCAGTCGACCCGAGGGAGGCCATCGACATCGTCGCCCGGCGCTTCGACTTCCTCATGGCGATGGTCGACGGGCCGGTCCACCGACCGGTGTTGCAGGAGGAACTCGACATCTCCCGCTCGACGGCGTACAAGGGCATCCGCGAACTGGAGGGGCTCCGACTGGTCGAACGGACTGACCGGGGCTACCGGCTCAGTCTCCTCGGAACGCTGTTGCTCGACCAGTACGACCAGTTCCGGACGAACGTCGACGCGGTCTGTACGAAGGGGCCGCTGCTCTCTGAACTCGCCGCCGACTGCGACCTCGACGTGGCCGTCCTGCGCGGCGCGGAGGTCATCTACGCCGAGCGACACGCCCCCCACCACCCGCTGCGCGCGCTGGAGGCGATGCTCGAGGAGGCCGACACGCTCTACGGGATGACCCCCGTCGTCCTGCCGAGCTACATCGAGATGTTCCACGAACGGCTGACGGTCGACGAACTGGTCGCGGACCTCGTCATGACGCGGCCGGTCGTCGAGTGGCTCGTCACCCACCAGCGCGAGGCCTTCGAGGACGTCCTCCGGACGGGGAACCTCGTGGCCCGCCGCACCGAGGAGTGGCTCCCGTTCGGTCTCGTCTTCTCCGACGACCCGACCACGCAGGTGGGGGTCCTCGTGTACGACTCGAAGGGCGACCTGCGCGGGTTCGTCGTCAACGACACCGAGGACGCACTGGAGTGGGCCGAGAGGACGTGGGACCAGTACCACGCCGACTCGTCGGTCGTCTCGATGGAGGTCGTTCGGGAGCCATGA
- a CDS encoding CopD family protein: MTPVEPLLRGVLVTALMVLVGAPPVFGFAVFPELARRGLDTAPAARVARGALVWTLLVALASGAGLAAVRAGGIGALGGWSVGTAAGGAWVALTAVGVGLIAVTVARRSAPDALSRRRWLCTVLVGGSAMLLAFCWTRYSSAVDSAALAISVKFLHMLSAAVWVGGLGVLAALPRLVPGEGGDDAASVAAALVRRFSLLAVAAVTVAFVTGVLIVTWHVPSAVALVTTPYGLALSLKVLLVLGAAGLGGFNRFVVHQHLQHAGREGGALPGLAVFAALHGEGDAVASLVRAVRLELAVLLAVVAVSVLLTSTFAPSYEALSVPAPTAGALLDVGRQTTDAAFDAVFRSALEFGAIGIALLGSLTLGYELGEFSVRRQ, translated from the coding sequence GTGACGCCCGTCGAACCCCTCCTGCGCGGCGTCCTCGTCACTGCGCTCATGGTCCTCGTCGGCGCGCCCCCGGTCTTCGGGTTCGCCGTCTTCCCCGAACTGGCCCGCCGGGGGCTGGATACGGCCCCCGCCGCCCGCGTGGCGCGGGGGGCCCTCGTCTGGACGCTGCTGGTCGCCCTCGCGTCGGGCGCCGGCCTCGCCGCCGTCCGCGCGGGCGGCATCGGCGCGCTCGGCGGGTGGTCGGTCGGCACCGCCGCCGGAGGGGCGTGGGTGGCGCTCACCGCCGTCGGCGTCGGCCTCATCGCCGTCACCGTGGCCCGGCGGAGCGCCCCGGACGCGCTCTCGCGCCGCCGGTGGCTCTGTACGGTCCTCGTCGGCGGGTCGGCGATGCTCCTCGCGTTCTGCTGGACGCGCTACTCGTCGGCCGTCGACAGCGCCGCCCTCGCCATCAGCGTGAAGTTCCTGCACATGCTCAGTGCGGCCGTCTGGGTCGGCGGTCTGGGCGTGCTCGCGGCGCTGCCGCGACTCGTCCCGGGGGAAGGGGGCGACGACGCGGCGAGCGTCGCGGCGGCGCTCGTCCGCCGGTTCTCGCTGCTCGCCGTCGCGGCCGTCACCGTCGCGTTCGTCACGGGCGTGCTCATCGTCACCTGGCACGTCCCCTCGGCCGTCGCGCTGGTGACGACGCCGTACGGTCTCGCGCTCTCGCTGAAGGTCCTCCTCGTCCTCGGCGCGGCGGGTCTCGGCGGGTTCAACCGCTTCGTCGTCCACCAGCACCTCCAGCACGCGGGCCGCGAGGGCGGCGCGCTCCCGGGGCTTGCGGTGTTCGCGGCGCTCCACGGCGAGGGGGACGCGGTGGCGTCGCTCGTCCGCGCGGTGCGGCTCGAACTCGCCGTCCTGCTTGCGGTGGTGGCGGTGTCCGTCCTGCTCACCTCGACGTTCGCGCCCTCCTACGAGGCGCTCTCGGTGCCCGCGCCGACGGCCGGGGCACTGCTCGACGTCGGGCGACAGACCACGGACGCGGCGTTCGACGCCGTCTTCCGGTCGGCACTCGAGTTCGGGGCCATCGGCATCGCCCTGCTCGGGTCGCTGACGCTCGGCTACGAACTTGGGGAGTTCTCGGTCCGCAGGCAGTAG